The sequence TCCAGATTGGTAATATAATTTTCTCTTCCATCTTTCACCCATTTAGTGCCTTTGATATTGAAAAGCACTTTTACATCTTCGCCTAAATTGAATCTGTCGGGCATTGCTGTTTTATCCTGTACACACTGAAACTTTACATAATTGGTGATGGTTCTTCCATTAATATCTTCTGATTTTTCAATCACAAATTCTCTGGTTTTAAAACTTTCTGTGCGCTGAACAATATCAAATTTGGCTACCAGCTTGCCTATAATTTCATAACTCATGTGTACGGTTTATTTTGAACAAAAGTAGGTGTATTTTTTCCAATTAAAATTGTACCTTTCTTCGTTCACAACTGACCATTATGAGGCGACTTACTT is a genomic window of Sediminibacterium sp. TEGAF015 containing:
- a CDS encoding DUF3127 domain-containing protein; the protein is MSYEIIGKLVAKFDIVQRTESFKTREFVIEKSEDINGRTITNYVKFQCVQDKTAMPDRFNLGEDVKVLFNIKGTKWVKDGRENYITNLDAWRMETVKLASEGDMPPSASYNDMPPSDEVVDDLPF